A stretch of Chitinophaga caeni DNA encodes these proteins:
- a CDS encoding AAA domain-containing protein, translating into MERGQQTLMDFLSTAHANGTLTADDIIACVIPLFKGVLTLHEDGKVWNILDEQAILVNQHQLFINPAAAILPTVAPEQLSRFDEVDLEHLEVAEKYARAEKQGEEQQQVLENARIHLAPLETLDRAAYLPGFASFELHLGHHDTRSDIFSLGLILASLSLALNLYDADDLTTFVNNRKRLLELQPRLHPAIISLIIEMTELQPEKRIANLKEVIYRLENFRDFSSSNAAELSPPNGWFKTVNTTRESYILRKLRNRLFDTSRRNRLLYYKSNLRFVNLTLSSVPMVVHVKSISAHTLFTWNEHLAPRLLQKKELVLNQYLRFEDHPYLPNSLNAIRIECQRDIQEYGCSQLKIAIAFLDWFNIKSEDRDAIKSPLLLLPVSLKKKKHVSEDQYLLTVQRTTAEVNPVLANYLNELYGIQLPTHVELDDTSLYQFYELIRQQLEGNNKGIVLSYQEKPKINLVLESAQRTVAQYSRRFGYQTPQLKASSKAAKLELFELAETATNIYHWQFDTCHIVLGNFNYKKMSLVRDYNQISEDKIKHEVFDQLFSPLPKPLTTKEQTVPAPKEWMHVVTTDPTQAKAINRSRDGESYVIQGPPGTGKSQTITNLIADFISRDKHILFVCEKRAALDVVYHRLKQQGLDELCCYIHDSQADKKSFIKNLEQTYKTYTSDVLDEHSLQVKRAAVLHTMEQQLEYLQEYHETQLVVPGYASTSTRDLLDALIALRPSLQPLSPKQEEAMPHYQDWVQFGHIIQQLGEVLEDSGSAPIFAEHPLAKLNEDIFAHAQPIAELEKRLGLAKVTLNKVLLALRDLQVDEQYLDSIDNLKELVMNATLMLPLAEHKAIAIIDPQSTAAKEFQQQLDQLKLQQENLAAIQETNKSWIQKIDENTAREALKIAEAKEHTMLSFLDGKWRRIKQLIQNNYNFEGQSLRPDSSLILQQLIHEYEAEKSLNTVKQTLHEAYGFQSPEMMLLTLDRLRMRLHHPVTQYLVHHPDGNQLTLRLSLLQPDVNQMEDQLRACLQQVEGKSILQIEDELENIAMNIGTLPDLLPAMENYLKMPGKLKSAIGTIPFTPRQFEAGMAHKSLKQVYQDHKQFAAADSQSLNKSITTLHQAYESLLQVNANLIRAQVRKKFNEHLQLSAQSTTTLSDAQREFKRHYLEGRKILENEFSKSMRYKSIRELASKESGAVLKDLKPVWLMSPLSVSDSLPIDTQFFDAVIFDEASQIRLEEGIPALFRAPQCIIVGDDKQMPPTDFFSSKGIDKDDLDIAQEDSWQDILSHDTESLLAQAAHKMQKVMLGWHYRSQYETLINFSNHAFYNGELLTVPDRAVHHQPKEPIVANSAAEGLLHAGALYDRSISFHFQQGAVYEKQANQREAQYIAELVRSLLRKQVKESIGIVAFSQQQQSAIESALDALAKIDPAFDDQLDEARLRVENDQFTGLFVKNLENVQGDERDIIIISICFAKAANGKMSMNFGPINKKGGEKRLNVIFSRAKKHIAVISSIRHEQITNDFNAGANYLKRFLHYAESISLGQMSIANQILGKVHTQAANGGFPGHNIILQQINHHLQQLGYVTQSQVGQSGFKCSLAIKAAETDQQYALAIMIDDEQHYQHPDVMELYYQRPALMESFGWRTMLVLAKDWLHQPKQVMDNILHHLHNDPSYKPGDTHTEAALSNSISLGVYENLDFTRYILEQAPHSFYWEIAVEAQKVITRSGKAGTKGQVQVKTMPSPAEANQYRYQLIQLKLSEGYQPAAFQQH; encoded by the coding sequence ATGGAAAGAGGCCAACAGACATTAATGGATTTTCTATCAACAGCACATGCCAACGGCACATTAACCGCCGACGATATCATTGCTTGTGTCATCCCCTTATTTAAAGGGGTGCTTACCCTTCATGAAGATGGAAAAGTATGGAACATTTTAGATGAACAGGCAATCCTAGTAAATCAACATCAACTTTTTATCAATCCAGCTGCCGCTATACTTCCAACGGTTGCCCCGGAGCAACTATCACGTTTTGACGAGGTCGACTTGGAACATTTGGAAGTAGCGGAAAAATACGCCCGTGCTGAAAAGCAGGGAGAAGAACAGCAACAGGTACTGGAAAATGCCAGGATACACCTGGCACCATTAGAGACATTAGACAGGGCTGCATATTTGCCCGGTTTCGCAAGCTTCGAACTACATTTAGGGCACCATGATACACGCTCCGATATATTTTCATTAGGCTTGATATTGGCGAGCCTTTCCCTCGCGTTAAACCTTTATGATGCAGATGATCTGACCACTTTCGTAAATAATCGCAAGCGCTTACTGGAACTGCAACCCAGGTTACACCCCGCTATCATATCCCTAATTATAGAAATGACCGAATTGCAGCCTGAAAAAAGGATTGCAAATCTAAAAGAAGTGATTTACCGGCTGGAAAATTTCAGGGATTTCAGCTCCAGCAACGCGGCGGAATTATCACCTCCCAATGGCTGGTTTAAAACGGTAAACACTACCCGCGAAAGTTATATTTTAAGGAAATTAAGAAACAGGCTATTTGATACTAGCAGGAGAAACCGGTTGTTATATTATAAATCGAACTTAAGATTTGTCAATTTAACGTTGAGCAGCGTACCGATGGTGGTACATGTTAAGAGTATTTCCGCGCATACCTTATTCACTTGGAACGAGCATCTTGCCCCCAGGTTATTACAGAAAAAGGAATTGGTACTCAACCAATATTTACGCTTCGAAGATCACCCTTATTTGCCCAATTCTCTGAATGCTATCAGGATCGAATGCCAAAGGGATATCCAGGAATACGGTTGTAGCCAATTAAAGATCGCGATCGCGTTCTTGGATTGGTTCAATATTAAAAGTGAAGACAGGGATGCCATTAAAAGTCCCCTGCTCTTGCTACCCGTATCGCTGAAAAAGAAAAAACATGTTTCGGAGGATCAATACCTCCTTACCGTGCAGCGTACAACGGCCGAAGTAAATCCCGTTCTCGCGAATTATCTAAACGAGCTTTACGGCATACAACTACCGACCCATGTAGAATTGGATGATACTAGTTTATACCAATTTTACGAACTGATCCGTCAACAACTCGAAGGAAATAATAAAGGCATCGTGCTAAGTTACCAGGAGAAACCCAAGATAAACCTGGTCTTAGAATCTGCACAAAGAACGGTTGCTCAATACAGCCGTAGGTTTGGCTACCAAACGCCGCAATTGAAAGCGAGCTCGAAAGCGGCCAAACTGGAATTATTTGAACTCGCAGAAACAGCAACCAACATCTATCACTGGCAATTTGATACCTGCCATATCGTGCTGGGTAACTTCAATTACAAGAAGATGAGCTTGGTGCGGGACTACAATCAAATTTCAGAAGATAAAATCAAACACGAGGTCTTTGATCAACTTTTCAGTCCATTACCCAAACCGTTAACAACAAAAGAACAAACCGTACCTGCTCCCAAAGAATGGATGCACGTTGTAACAACCGACCCCACGCAAGCCAAGGCTATCAACAGGAGCCGCGATGGTGAAAGCTACGTGATTCAAGGTCCGCCGGGAACCGGCAAAAGCCAAACCATTACCAACTTGATCGCAGATTTCATATCGAGGGATAAGCATATCTTGTTCGTTTGTGAAAAAAGGGCGGCCCTGGATGTTGTTTACCATCGGTTGAAGCAGCAGGGTTTGGATGAGCTTTGCTGTTATATACACGATAGCCAAGCTGATAAAAAAAGCTTCATTAAGAACCTGGAACAGACTTATAAAACATATACCTCCGACGTATTGGATGAACATAGCTTGCAGGTAAAAAGGGCGGCGGTTCTCCACACGATGGAGCAGCAGCTAGAATACTTGCAGGAATATCACGAGACCCAACTAGTTGTTCCCGGCTATGCTTCAACATCTACCCGGGACCTGTTAGATGCCTTGATCGCCCTGCGTCCTTCATTGCAACCGCTATCTCCCAAACAGGAAGAAGCAATGCCCCACTACCAAGATTGGGTGCAATTTGGACATATCATTCAGCAACTCGGTGAAGTATTGGAAGACAGCGGTTCTGCACCCATTTTTGCCGAGCACCCGCTGGCCAAGTTAAACGAAGATATCTTCGCACATGCGCAACCTATCGCTGAATTAGAAAAAAGACTTGGCCTAGCCAAGGTTACCTTAAACAAGGTACTACTTGCTTTAAGAGATTTACAGGTTGATGAACAATACCTAGATAGCATCGATAATTTGAAGGAGCTGGTGATGAACGCCACGTTGATGCTACCTTTAGCAGAACATAAAGCCATCGCGATTATCGATCCGCAAAGTACGGCGGCAAAGGAGTTTCAACAACAACTCGACCAGTTGAAACTACAGCAAGAAAATCTTGCTGCCATCCAAGAAACCAATAAGTCCTGGATTCAAAAGATCGATGAGAACACTGCACGGGAAGCATTAAAAATTGCAGAAGCGAAAGAACATACCATGCTGTCTTTCCTAGACGGAAAATGGCGCAGGATTAAACAATTAATTCAAAATAATTACAATTTTGAAGGGCAATCTTTAAGGCCGGATTCCAGTTTAATTTTACAGCAGCTCATCCACGAATATGAAGCGGAAAAATCTCTAAACACGGTAAAACAAACACTGCATGAGGCTTATGGTTTCCAAAGTCCCGAAATGATGCTCCTAACATTGGATCGTTTGAGGATGCGGTTACACCATCCCGTTACACAATACTTGGTACACCACCCCGATGGTAATCAACTGACCTTGCGCCTATCCTTGTTGCAGCCCGATGTTAACCAGATGGAAGATCAACTTAGGGCCTGTTTGCAACAAGTCGAGGGCAAGTCCATCCTGCAAATCGAAGATGAGCTTGAAAACATCGCCATGAACATCGGCACGCTACCGGATCTGCTTCCAGCAATGGAGAATTATCTAAAGATGCCCGGGAAGCTAAAATCCGCGATCGGCACCATTCCATTTACCCCGAGGCAATTCGAAGCCGGGATGGCCCACAAATCTTTAAAACAGGTTTACCAGGATCATAAACAGTTTGCAGCGGCAGATAGCCAATCTTTGAATAAAAGCATCACGACATTGCACCAGGCGTATGAATCTTTACTACAGGTCAATGCTAACTTGATCAGGGCCCAGGTGCGAAAAAAATTCAATGAGCATCTTCAGCTCAGCGCACAATCCACAACTACCCTTAGCGATGCACAGCGGGAATTTAAAAGGCATTACCTGGAGGGCCGGAAAATTCTTGAGAATGAATTTTCCAAGTCCATGAGATATAAAAGCATCCGAGAATTGGCATCTAAAGAAAGCGGGGCCGTACTTAAGGACCTGAAACCGGTTTGGCTGATGAGTCCCTTGAGTGTAAGCGATTCCCTGCCAATTGATACCCAGTTCTTTGACGCCGTTATCTTCGATGAGGCTAGCCAAATCCGGTTGGAAGAAGGGATCCCTGCCCTATTCCGAGCCCCTCAATGCATAATCGTCGGAGATGATAAACAAATGCCGCCGACAGATTTCTTTTCCTCGAAAGGGATTGATAAAGATGATCTCGACATTGCACAGGAAGATTCATGGCAAGATATTCTTTCCCATGATACGGAAAGTTTACTAGCACAGGCTGCACATAAGATGCAGAAAGTGATGTTGGGCTGGCATTACCGTAGCCAGTACGAAACATTGATCAACTTCAGTAACCATGCTTTTTATAATGGAGAACTGCTAACCGTTCCGGATCGCGCGGTACACCATCAACCCAAGGAACCTATTGTAGCGAATAGCGCTGCTGAAGGACTCCTGCATGCAGGAGCGCTTTATGACAGGAGCATCAGCTTCCATTTCCAACAAGGCGCGGTGTATGAGAAACAAGCCAACCAGAGGGAAGCTCAATACATAGCGGAATTAGTTCGTAGTTTGCTGCGAAAACAAGTTAAGGAAAGTATCGGCATTGTAGCATTTAGCCAACAACAACAGTCGGCTATCGAAAGTGCCTTGGATGCCTTGGCTAAAATTGATCCCGCTTTCGATGATCAATTAGACGAGGCAAGGTTGCGGGTAGAAAACGATCAATTTACCGGGCTGTTCGTAAAGAACCTTGAAAATGTGCAGGGAGATGAAAGGGATATCATTATCATTTCCATTTGCTTTGCAAAAGCCGCAAATGGAAAAATGTCGATGAACTTCGGCCCTATCAATAAAAAAGGTGGGGAAAAGCGCTTGAACGTTATCTTTAGCAGGGCTAAAAAGCATATAGCCGTAATCAGCAGTATACGGCATGAACAAATTACTAACGACTTCAACGCTGGCGCTAATTATTTGAAAAGGTTCCTCCATTATGCCGAGAGCATTAGTCTTGGGCAAATGTCAATAGCGAATCAAATACTTGGTAAAGTACATACACAAGCAGCCAACGGCGGATTTCCAGGTCATAATATTATCCTTCAACAGATCAACCACCACCTGCAACAACTGGGATATGTTACCCAATCGCAAGTTGGGCAATCAGGATTTAAATGTTCCCTTGCCATAAAGGCTGCCGAAACGGATCAACAGTATGCATTGGCAATCATGATTGATGATGAACAACATTATCAACACCCGGATGTAATGGAATTATATTATCAAAGGCCCGCCCTAATGGAATCATTCGGCTGGCGTACCATGTTGGTTTTAGCTAAAGATTGGCTGCATCAACCCAAACAGGTCATGGATAATATCCTGCACCATTTGCACAACGATCCGTCCTATAAGCCGGGCGATACCCATACGGAAGCTGCGCTATCAAATTCCATATCCCTGGGTGTGTATGAAAACTTGGATTTTACAAGGTATATATTAGAACAGGCGCCGCATTCATTTTATTGGGAAATTGCAGTGGAGGCGCAAAAAGTTATTACCCGTTCCGGCAAAGCAGGCACGAAAGGACAGGTACAGGTAAAAACGATGCCTTCCCCGGCAGAAGCTAATCAATACCGGTACCAATTAATTCAATTAAAATTATCCGAAGGATATCAACCCGCGGCATTCCAACAACATTAA
- a CDS encoding exonuclease domain-containing protein, which yields MYAIVDIETTGGHASASGITEIAIFIHDGEKVVQTFHSLVDPGMPVPRHIQALTGITDEMLEQAPQFKDIAKDIFEILEGNIFVAHHVNFDYSFVKHELERAGYSWQSKKLCTVRLSRKVFPGFPSYSLGNLCRQLEIPIENRHRAGGDAAATVLLFEKILSNDTNGAIELALKAGSREQVLPANLPAAYLLDLPAVPGVYYFHNEKDKVIYVGKAVNIKKRVQSHFVGTNIGPQRQGFLRNIYKITYQVTATELMAFILESIEIKRLWPEYNRAQKRVEAKYGLYCFEDQQGYLRLALERKRKHMKQILGCNLYIEGRNRLIQLVKQFNLCHKLCYLQSDLQPCSGRKEQTCEGACEKLESPGSYNKKVLDAIAFVESGLQSYIILDQGIRLDHKSCILVEKGSFYGMGYIPKEDALDDIETVKSQLIQYPDSEYIMHLIQQYANLHTNQVIQY from the coding sequence ATGTATGCAATAGTCGATATAGAAACCACGGGAGGGCATGCCAGCGCTAGCGGCATCACTGAAATAGCCATTTTTATTCACGATGGGGAGAAGGTGGTACAAACATTCCACAGTTTGGTAGATCCAGGTATGCCGGTACCAAGGCATATTCAAGCTTTAACAGGGATCACGGATGAGATGTTGGAACAAGCGCCCCAATTCAAGGATATTGCCAAGGATATTTTTGAAATATTGGAAGGTAACATATTCGTAGCGCATCATGTGAACTTCGATTATTCTTTCGTGAAACACGAGTTGGAAAGGGCGGGCTATTCCTGGCAATCTAAAAAGCTCTGTACCGTTAGGTTGAGCAGAAAAGTGTTCCCGGGGTTTCCTTCATATAGCTTGGGAAATTTATGCAGGCAATTGGAAATACCCATTGAAAATCGGCATAGGGCAGGTGGAGATGCTGCGGCTACGGTACTTTTGTTCGAGAAAATATTGTCCAACGATACGAATGGCGCTATAGAACTTGCACTTAAAGCAGGTAGCCGTGAACAGGTATTACCCGCCAATTTACCCGCTGCTTACTTACTGGATTTACCTGCCGTTCCCGGTGTATACTATTTTCATAATGAAAAGGATAAGGTTATTTATGTTGGTAAAGCGGTAAACATAAAGAAAAGGGTTCAAAGTCATTTCGTTGGAACTAACATCGGCCCGCAGCGGCAAGGTTTTTTGCGGAATATTTATAAGATTACTTACCAAGTTACGGCTACTGAATTGATGGCCTTTATCTTGGAATCTATCGAGATAAAACGCTTATGGCCAGAATATAACCGGGCTCAAAAGAGGGTGGAGGCCAAGTACGGTTTGTATTGTTTCGAAGATCAACAAGGCTATTTAAGGCTAGCCTTGGAAAGGAAGCGCAAACATATGAAACAAATCCTCGGTTGCAACCTTTACATTGAAGGTAGAAACCGGTTGATTCAATTAGTAAAGCAGTTTAACCTTTGCCACAAATTATGCTATTTACAATCCGATTTGCAACCTTGCTCCGGCAGAAAGGAGCAAACCTGCGAAGGCGCTTGTGAAAAATTGGAATCCCCGGGATCTTACAATAAAAAAGTACTGGATGCAATTGCCTTTGTAGAATCGGGTTTGCAATCATACATAATACTAGATCAAGGCATCAGGTTAGATCATAAAAGCTGCATCCTAGTTGAAAAGGGAAGTTTTTACGGTATGGGCTATATCCCTAAAGAAGATGCTTTAGATGATATCGAAACGGTTAAATCCCAACTTATCCAATACCCGGATTCTGAATATATCATGCATCTAATCCAGCAATATGCGAACCTGCATACCAACCAGGTCATCCAATATTAA
- a CDS encoding zinc finger domain-containing protein gives MAFEEKNSEVIDTLTCANCGAILHYQPGTDHLRCEYCGTENTIPQNTSTVEKPGTITTELTKDPYEEYLDATNLKVGKTTQAMIVSCKNCGASTTLRQGILADSCPFCAAPLVIDQSELKEVREPNAVLPFMIDNKQALQLFKSWLKGLWFAPDALVKNTKEFHGTNKLQGIYLPYWNFDADTTTPYEGQRGEYYYVTETYYVTVNGRQEARTRQVRHTRWYHARGTVFEQFRDMLVKASQSIDKSVEEKLEPWNIQKFRPFDERYLSGFKAEIYQVEPPQAYKDAQRRMDAFIYQSICQDIGGDVQRVDGYDTNFHDVKIQYTLLPVWISSYHFNKKLYNFYINACTGEVIGERPYSFWKIFFLVISILAAIGVIYWLYQQGQ, from the coding sequence ATGGCTTTCGAAGAAAAGAATAGTGAAGTAATAGATACCCTTACCTGTGCCAATTGCGGTGCAATTTTACATTACCAACCCGGCACGGATCACCTCCGTTGCGAATATTGTGGCACGGAAAATACGATCCCGCAAAACACATCGACAGTTGAGAAGCCGGGAACAATAACGACGGAACTCACCAAGGATCCTTACGAAGAATACCTCGATGCCACCAATTTGAAAGTAGGTAAAACGACCCAGGCAATGATTGTGAGTTGCAAAAATTGTGGGGCCAGCACCACCTTGCGCCAAGGTATTTTAGCCGACAGTTGCCCTTTCTGCGCAGCGCCACTCGTGATAGATCAATCGGAGTTGAAAGAAGTTCGCGAGCCGAATGCGGTCTTACCCTTTATGATCGATAATAAACAGGCATTGCAATTATTCAAATCCTGGCTTAAAGGGCTTTGGTTTGCCCCGGATGCCTTGGTTAAAAATACGAAGGAGTTTCACGGCACTAATAAGTTGCAAGGCATATACTTACCATATTGGAATTTCGATGCAGATACCACAACGCCGTATGAAGGGCAGCGCGGGGAATATTATTACGTAACGGAAACGTATTACGTTACGGTCAACGGTAGGCAGGAAGCGAGAACAAGGCAGGTACGTCATACACGTTGGTACCATGCTAGAGGGACGGTATTCGAGCAATTCCGTGATATGTTGGTCAAAGCCAGCCAATCGATCGATAAATCAGTCGAAGAGAAATTAGAGCCTTGGAATATTCAAAAATTTCGACCTTTCGATGAACGTTACTTAAGTGGTTTTAAAGCGGAAATATACCAGGTGGAGCCACCACAGGCTTATAAAGACGCCCAACGTAGAATGGACGCGTTTATTTATCAATCTATTTGCCAAGACATCGGTGGGGATGTACAAAGGGTGGATGGATATGATACAAACTTCCACGATGTGAAAATCCAATACACTTTATTACCGGTTTGGATCAGTAGTTACCATTTCAACAAGAAATTATACAATTTTTATATTAATGCCTGTACAGGCGAAGTAATCGGGGAGAGACCTTATAGTTTCTGGAAAATTTTCTTCCTTGTTATATCCATTCTGGCGGCGATCGGCGTAATTTATTGGTTATACCAGCAAGGACAGTAA
- a CDS encoding SPFH domain-containing protein — protein sequence MGLFDKLRNEFIDIIEWVDSTNDTIVWKFPRYQDEIKMNAKLTVRESQVAVFMNEGQIADVFEPGMYTLTTQNMPILTTLKGWKYGFDSPFKVDVFFVSTRQFVNQKWGTKNPIMLRDAEFGPVRLRAFGNYAFRVEDAAIFLKEVSATNPSFTVEDINEQLRNLAVTRGMDAIAESKIPVLDIAANYDEVSTIITGKIQEEFKELGLNLTKFLIENVSLPPEVEAALDKRSSMGIVGNLGAYAQFQAANAMEAAAKQGGDGGVAGMGMGAGLGMAMGGQMAGMFQQNQFNPNSGMPQGQQQGPPPIPGQESYFAAMNGQQAGPFTVDQLREMIAQGTLTRDTLLWKQGMANWTAASAIQTVAELFNNTPPPIPGA from the coding sequence ATGGGCCTATTTGACAAATTAAGGAATGAGTTTATTGATATTATTGAGTGGGTTGATTCCACTAATGATACCATCGTATGGAAGTTTCCCCGTTACCAGGACGAGATCAAGATGAATGCGAAGCTGACCGTGCGGGAGTCGCAGGTGGCCGTATTCATGAACGAGGGACAAATTGCCGATGTGTTCGAACCGGGCATGTACACCCTTACCACGCAAAATATGCCGATTTTAACAACCTTGAAAGGTTGGAAATACGGTTTTGATAGTCCTTTTAAAGTAGATGTATTCTTCGTGAGTACCCGGCAGTTCGTGAACCAAAAATGGGGTACTAAGAACCCCATCATGTTACGTGATGCGGAATTTGGTCCCGTAAGGTTGCGGGCTTTCGGTAATTACGCCTTCCGCGTGGAGGATGCCGCTATATTCCTGAAAGAAGTTTCTGCTACCAACCCGAGTTTTACCGTTGAAGATATTAACGAGCAACTTCGTAACCTCGCCGTAACACGCGGGATGGACGCTATCGCCGAATCCAAGATCCCGGTGCTGGATATCGCCGCTAACTATGACGAAGTTTCAACGATTATTACCGGGAAAATCCAGGAAGAATTTAAAGAACTGGGTCTGAACCTGACCAAATTTTTGATAGAAAACGTTTCCTTACCACCAGAGGTAGAAGCCGCGCTCGATAAGAGAAGCAGCATGGGAATAGTGGGGAATCTCGGTGCTTACGCGCAATTCCAAGCTGCTAATGCTATGGAAGCCGCTGCTAAACAAGGTGGCGATGGCGGAGTGGCCGGGATGGGTATGGGCGCTGGTTTAGGTATGGCAATGGGCGGACAAATGGCCGGGATGTTCCAGCAGAACCAGTTCAATCCTAACTCGGGCATGCCGCAAGGTCAACAGCAGGGACCGCCACCTATACCTGGTCAGGAAAGCTATTTCGCCGCTATGAACGGTCAGCAGGCCGGGCCCTTCACGGTAGACCAGCTTCGGGAAATGATCGCGCAAGGAACCCTTACCCGTGATACCCTTCTTTGGAAGCAAGGAATGGCAAATTGGACGGCTGCGTCAGCTATTCAAACAGTTGCCGAATTATTTAATAATACGCCGCCTCCCATCCCGGGAGCATAA
- a CDS encoding helix-turn-helix transcriptional regulator, with the protein MGKYSSNYKSTAERFLLLLKTNGPQPASSLAKELGITTEGARLHLLKLQEEGYVEASSESKGVGRPTQLWRLTTTANRRFPDTHAELTVQLIKAITDVIGEDALDKVMFAREKMSSFKYEVAIEPLQTLEDKINKFAEIRTSEGYLAEWKRLEDGYILIENHCPICDAARACQSICDSELAAIRRIFGEEVRVDRVDHVLEGDRRCAYHIQPIEQAVS; encoded by the coding sequence TTGGGAAAATATTCATCTAATTATAAGTCAACTGCCGAGCGGTTTTTACTCTTGCTGAAAACGAACGGACCACAGCCTGCTTCTTCGCTGGCAAAGGAATTGGGCATCACGACAGAAGGCGCCCGGCTCCATTTGCTCAAGCTCCAGGAAGAGGGGTACGTGGAAGCCAGTTCGGAATCGAAAGGAGTAGGAAGGCCAACCCAATTGTGGCGCCTTACAACGACCGCTAACCGGCGCTTCCCGGATACCCATGCCGAATTGACTGTTCAGTTGATCAAGGCGATTACCGATGTAATCGGTGAAGATGCTTTAGATAAGGTGATGTTTGCCCGCGAAAAAATGTCCAGTTTTAAATATGAAGTGGCCATCGAACCGCTTCAAACCCTGGAGGATAAGATTAATAAATTTGCAGAAATTCGCACTTCCGAGGGGTATTTGGCCGAGTGGAAGCGCCTGGAAGACGGCTATATTCTTATCGAAAACCATTGCCCGATCTGCGATGCTGCCCGCGCTTGCCAATCTATCTGCGATTCCGAATTAGCCGCCATAAGAAGAATCTTCGGTGAAGAGGTGAGGGTAGACCGTGTGGATCATGTATTAGAAGGCGACCGCAGGTGTGCCTACCATATTCAACCTATCGAGCAAGCCGTTTCATGA
- a CDS encoding HesB/IscA family protein — MITMSSAAKAYLAKLMEEQQVKEGSFLRVGVKGGGCSGLEYQMNFDNEGKTGDEVFENEPLNIVTDKKSLLYLYGTELDYNGGLNGKGLVFNNPNASRTCSCGESFAV; from the coding sequence ATGATAACAATGTCATCTGCCGCCAAAGCATATTTGGCAAAATTGATGGAAGAACAACAAGTAAAAGAAGGAAGTTTCTTGAGAGTTGGCGTGAAAGGTGGTGGTTGCTCGGGTTTGGAATACCAAATGAACTTCGATAACGAGGGTAAAACAGGCGATGAAGTATTTGAAAATGAACCACTTAATATCGTAACTGATAAGAAAAGCTTGCTGTACCTGTACGGGACAGAATTGGATTATAACGGTGGGTTGAATGGTAAAGGCTTGGTATTCAATAATCCTAACGCCAGCCGCACTTGCAGCTGCGGGGAAAGCTTCGCCGTTTAG